A part of Pieris napi chromosome 9, ilPieNapi1.2, whole genome shotgun sequence genomic DNA contains:
- the LOC125052235 gene encoding RNA-binding protein Rsf1: MSSGGTRVYVGGLVEGIKKEDLEREFDKYGKLNSVWVALNPPGFAFIEFENMQEAEDACSAMNGFEMLGATLKVELSRKRDGPRRGFRGGGGGGGGGGRGNFGGRGGRSFGGNGGGSRPYNNSYGGGGGGGGGGRSFNRNGYGSGNRDNGRSRSPLGRF; the protein is encoded by the coding sequence ATGAGCTCGGGAGGAACTCGTGTGTACGTGGGTGGTCTAGTGGAAGGAATCAAGAAGGAAGATTTGGAGCGGGAATTCGATAAATATGGAAAATTGAACTCTGTCTGGGTCGCACTTAACCCCCCAGGTTTTGCATTCATAGAATTTGAAAACATGCAGGAGGCAGAAGATGCGTGTAGCGCGATGAATGGTTTTGAAATGTTAGGCGCGACTTTAAAAGTAGAGTTATCAAGAAAACGTGATGGGCCACGCCGAGGTTTCCGCGGTGGTGGCGGCGGCGGCGGCGGTGGTGGCCGTGGGAACTTCGGCGGACGGGGTGGGCGCTCTTTCGGTGGGAACGGAGGTGGCAGCAGACCCTACAACAACAGCTATGGAGGCGGCGGCGGCGGTGGTGGTGGTGGCCGCTCTTTCAACCGCAATGGCTATGGCTCAGGCAACAGGGACAATGGAAGATCTAGGTCGCCACTGGGccgattttaa
- the LOC125052233 gene encoding mediator of RNA polymerase II transcription subunit 17, which produces MANSVNISIEAPIENQIQEITYDGQEIYQAPLSMSENLARLAQKIDFSKTDDEYCNIKKEGESSVDVKSEEDKDPGYQSSLWPWDSVRNKLRNALTEVSVLADVLSIAKEKRYMVLDPIQAEQPESRPMVQVYGRKKALSAAGAVLLNGVERLRASETMRMTRNMPDFHIDLLRVRQNWRLKKVSNTIVGDLSYRTAGSKFSQTGVFEVTKAPEDQIAQAMSLNASGPVPSALRVTVPPELQGVAFISVRCQKEQEDVVTATISSSAINCPGTLLGDGADLHWQQKLEAAQNVLFCKELFARLAAEAVQLDASIPHMVVGNQIMATVLPGIQLLIRICHNNRQNTGSNSDNVKSEGTSNSKSDHDHVLEHSLHQLLRTVHHSNTHHPFPHPATGPLGPSKRRSLAGPMAADRHELLEMTKEQSLLEQIIQQAQHFFMRRRSEYVLDTIAKEVKDPLIVSHWNALNSPTQSCVKINIIANGYDAVCRTSLVVVVGEKTLKCICRDGKLRHLSYELQELRDLMYCQVYQHQMTGVQAVGRCMGWQLLASSSHLGSGPVEPLGNASSCLLASPNGDRMIAIRCEPSVGIQVFIAQSPKKDFYVSELVQDKKWENLGGAFKEVKLEKMEGKNFLNKMELLMACLSSPS; this is translated from the exons ATGGCCAATTCTGTAAATATATCAATTGAGGCGCCCATTGAGAATCAAATACAAGAAATTACTTACGATGGTCAGGAGATTTACCAAGC GCCTCTATCTATGTCAGAAAACTTGGCTAGATTAGCTCAAAAAATAGATTTCTCTAAAACTGATgatgaatattgtaatataaagaAAGAGGGTGAAAGCAGTGTTGATGTTAAATCTGAAGAAGATAAGGACCCAGGATATCAGTCGAGTTTGTGGCCATGGGATTCAGTAAGAAATAAGCTCCGGAATGCTTTGACTGAAGTGTCAGTATTGGCTGATGTTCTCAGTATTGCTAAGGAAAAGAGATACAtg gtgTTAGATCCAATTCAAGCAGAACAGCCAGAAAGTCGACCTATGGTACAGGTATATGGCAGAAAAAAGGCACTATCAGCTGCTGGTGCTGTCCTTCTAAATGGTGTGGAGCGCCTAAGGGCGAGCGAGACTATGAGAATGACAAGAAACATGCCAGACTTTCATATTGATTTGTTAAGGGTTCGACAAAACTGgagattaaaaaaagtatctaATACTATTGTTGGAGATTTGAGTTACAGAACAGCAGGATCAAAATTTAGCCAGACTGGTGTATTtgag gTAACAAAAGCTCCAGAGGATCAAATAGCTCAAGCAATGAGTTTAAATGCATCTGGACCTGTACCTTCTGCATTACGTGTTACAGTACCACCAGAATTACAAGGTGTAGCCTTCATTTCAGTTCGGTGTCAGAAAG agcAAGAAGATGTAGTGACAGCTACTATAAGTTCCTCAGCAATAAACTGTCCAGGAACTCTCCTAGGTGATGGTGCAGATTTACATTGGCAACAAAAACTAGAAGCTGCTCAAAATGTTCTATTTTGTAAAGAATTATTTGCAAGATTAGCAGCTGAGGCTGTTCAATTAGATGCATCAATACCGCATATGGTTGTGGGTAATCAGATTATGGCAACG GTTTTACCAGGAATTCAGTTGTTAATTAGAATTTGTCATAATAATAGACAAAATACTGGAAGCAACTCTGATAATGTTAAG AGTGAAGGTACATCAAACAGCAAGTCAGACCACGATCACGTATTAGAGCATTCCCTCCACCAATTGTTACGCACAGTGCATCACTCGAACACGCATCATCCCTTCCCGCATCCCGCCACAGGACCACTGGGACCATCTAAACGAAGATCACTTGctg GTCCAATGGCGGCAGACAGACACGAATTACTAGAAATGACAAAAGAGCAGTCTTTATTGGAACAAATAATCCAACAAGCGCAGCATTTCTTTATGCGCCGTCGCAGCGAATATGTCCTCGATACAATTGCTAAAGAG GTGAAAGATCCACTTATAGTATCTCATTGGAATGCATTGAACAGCCCTACACAGTCATGTGTTAAAATCAACATCATTGCTAACGG CTACGACGCCGTATGTCGAACTTCATTGGTGGTGGTTGTTGGTGAGAAAACGTTAAAATGTATTTGCCGGGATGGGAAGTTGAGGCATCTGTCCTACGAGTTACAAGAGCTGAGAGATCTTATGTATTGTCAG GTGTACCAGCATCAGATGACAGGTGTTCAAGCAGTAGGCCGGTGTATGGGCTGGCAGTTGTTGGCCAGCAGTTCACATCTAGGATCTGGTCCTGTGGAGCCACTTGGCAATGCATCTTCATGCCTATTAGCTTCCCCAAATG GTGACCGAATGATAGCAATTAGGTGTGAACCTTCTGTTGGAATTCAAGTATTTATAGCTCAATCACCCAAGAAAGATTTTTATGTAAGTGAATTAGTTCAAGACAAGAAATGGGAGAATCTCGGAGGAGCTTTCAAAGAAGTGAAACTAGAAAAAATGGAGGGAAAGAACTTCCTTAACAAAATGGAATTGCTCATGGCTTGTTTGAGCAGTCCAtcctaa